One segment of Fusobacteria bacterium ZRK30 DNA contains the following:
- a CDS encoding MurR/RpiR family transcriptional regulator: protein MNIILEIQNKYNSLTQKEKELVDYILKNKNKINNISITTLSKEIGISPSTITRFSKKINCDSFVDMKMKLNLLKNEVKQKKSDNIFSNVHNYYAETINNAKNLLTDKSINNLVREIKKSNKIYIYGVGSSGLSGQEIMQRLLRMGFNVHCITDSHMMRISSAIVSDEDLVIGISISGETKEVIDALKICKRNNAKTIGISGSKESRINKFVDELIIVPNTSFIGNETFINTQFSTMYLFDLISMILLNDLKLKEKMQKTVDVIINPKF from the coding sequence ATGAATATCATTTTAGAAATCCAAAATAAGTATAATTCTCTAACTCAAAAAGAAAAAGAATTAGTTGATTATATTTTAAAAAATAAAAATAAAATCAACAATATTAGTATAACTACGCTATCAAAAGAAATAGGAATATCACCATCAACAATTACACGATTTTCGAAAAAAATAAATTGTGATAGTTTTGTAGATATGAAAATGAAATTAAATTTATTAAAAAATGAAGTTAAACAAAAAAAAAGTGACAATATTTTTTCAAATGTTCATAACTATTATGCTGAAACAATTAATAATGCTAAAAATTTATTGACCGATAAATCAATTAATAATTTAGTCCGTGAAATTAAAAAATCAAACAAAATTTATATTTACGGTGTAGGAAGTTCGGGTTTATCAGGACAAGAAATAATGCAAAGATTACTAAGAATGGGCTTTAATGTTCATTGTATAACAGATTCTCATATGATGAGAATCAGCAGTGCTATTGTATCTGATGAAGATTTAGTTATAGGAATTTCAATTTCTGGTGAAACAAAAGAAGTTATAGATGCACTAAAAATATGTAAAAGAAATAATGCGAAGACTATAGGAATTAGTGGTTCTAAAGAAAGTCGTATAAATAAATTTGTAGATGAATTAATTATTGTTCCTAACACATCATTTATTGGAAATGAAACTTTTATAAATACACAATTTTCAACGATGTATCTATTTGATTTAATTTCTATGATTTTATTAAATGATTTAAAATTAAAAGAAAAAATGCAAAAGACAGTTGATGTAATTATCAATCCTAAATTTTAA
- a CDS encoding iron-containing alcohol dehydrogenase, producing the protein MQRFTIPRDLYFGEDALSHLNTIKGTKAFIVIGSQRLVNDGTVPSAVEYLKAAGIESELFVGVENDPSVATVMKGVEAMNKFQPDVIIGIGGGSPIDAAKAMWIFYEHPTFTFEEAAKPFNLPELRNKAKFIAVPTTSGTATEVTSFSVITDNETNIKYPIADYNITPDVAIVDTNLVQTMPKGLVANTGMDALTHALEAYVSKARNPFTDALAMKSIEMIADTLINSYNGEDQSRKDMHIAQNLAGMAFSNAILGIVHSMAHKTGKVLNIAHGLANAIYLSYAIEFNAKDKVGKAQYAHAAKTIGLAGNNETELVESLVNLVKELREQMDMPHSLKEFGVEEEFFLANLDEIARTSVADPCTGTNPRDISVEEMKNLFKAVYYGEKVTF; encoded by the coding sequence ATGCAAAGATTTACAATACCAAGAGATCTATATTTCGGAGAGGACGCATTATCACACTTAAATACTATTAAAGGAACTAAGGCCTTTATCGTTATAGGATCACAAAGATTAGTTAATGACGGGACAGTACCTAGTGCTGTTGAATATTTAAAAGCAGCTGGAATAGAGAGTGAATTATTTGTAGGTGTAGAAAATGACCCTTCAGTCGCTACTGTTATGAAAGGTGTAGAAGCTATGAACAAATTTCAGCCAGATGTAATAATAGGAATCGGTGGAGGTTCACCAATCGACGCTGCCAAAGCTATGTGGATCTTCTATGAGCACCCAACATTCACATTTGAAGAAGCTGCAAAACCATTTAACTTACCAGAATTAAGAAACAAGGCTAAATTTATAGCAGTTCCTACTACAAGTGGTACAGCTACAGAAGTTACATCATTTTCTGTAATCACAGATAATGAAACTAATATCAAATATCCAATCGCAGACTACAACATCACACCAGATGTAGCTATTGTAGATACTAACTTAGTACAGACAATGCCTAAGGGATTAGTTGCAAACACAGGAATGGATGCATTAACTCATGCACTAGAAGCTTATGTTTCTAAAGCTAGAAATCCATTTACAGATGCACTTGCAATGAAATCTATTGAGATGATCGCAGATACTTTAATCAACTCTTACAATGGAGAGGACCAGTCTAGAAAAGATATGCATATTGCACAAAACTTAGCAGGAATGGCATTCTCAAACGCTATCCTTGGTATAGTTCATTCAATGGCTCATAAAACTGGTAAGGTATTAAACATTGCCCATGGATTAGCCAATGCAATCTACCTTTCTTATGCTATTGAATTCAATGCAAAAGATAAAGTTGGAAAAGCACAATATGCCCATGCAGCCAAGACAATAGGATTAGCTGGAAACAATGAAACTGAATTAGTAGAATCATTGGTAAACTTAGTTAAAGAATTAAGAGAACAGATGGATATGCCTCATTCATTAAAAGAATTTGGAGTAGAAGAGGAGTTCTTCTTAGCTAACTTAGATGAGATTGCTAGAACATCTGTAGCAGATCCATGTACAGGTACAAATCCAAGAGATATATCTGTAGAAGAGATGAAAAACTTATTCAAAGCGGTTTACTACGGTGAAAAAGTAACATTCTAA
- a CDS encoding ATP-binding protein, which produces MKFINRKNEMKTLEKEFTRDSSFTVIYGRRRTGKTTLIKEFIKTKKSFYFFADKQNEIIQIERFKKQLAIYFNDDLLDKIEIKDWDTLFTYLISKLPKDEKFVLVIDEFQYLCMTNKNFSSIFQRIYDEKLKDSNIMLILCGSLISMMYSEVLAYDSPLYGRRTAQIRLKPIKFDYYIEFFPDKSHKELIEFYSITGGIPKYIQEFNKNRSPIWNIENNIFDNNNFLYSEPKFLLQEEINDLSRYFSIIQSIANGDTKMAAIATRLGLNSGSLSPYLSKLIDLDILEREVPVTENIDNSKKSLYYIKDNYLAFWFNYVYPYQSYLEIENLKYPLEKISSTFDLWVSKAYERLCLESLITHEEIDFPISKVGRWWSKNEEIDVVGLGEKEIIFGECKWSKKHVGLSVLFALKEKAKKVKWKNNSREEYFILFSKSGFSPDLIEATEKDSRIILSKF; this is translated from the coding sequence ATGAAATTTATAAATAGAAAAAATGAAATGAAGACATTGGAAAAAGAATTTACCAGAGATTCTAGCTTTACAGTGATCTATGGAAGAAGAAGAACGGGGAAAACAACCCTGATTAAAGAATTTATAAAGACTAAAAAATCATTTTACTTTTTTGCAGATAAGCAAAATGAAATTATACAGATAGAAAGATTTAAAAAACAACTGGCAATTTATTTTAATGATGACCTGTTGGATAAGATAGAGATAAAGGACTGGGATACATTGTTTACTTATTTAATCTCAAAACTGCCTAAGGATGAGAAATTTGTCCTGGTAATAGATGAATTTCAATATCTCTGTATGACCAATAAAAACTTTTCGTCTATATTTCAAAGGATATACGATGAAAAATTAAAAGACAGTAATATAATGCTGATATTATGCGGATCATTGATCTCTATGATGTATTCAGAGGTCTTAGCCTATGATAGTCCCCTATACGGAAGGAGAACTGCTCAGATAAGATTGAAACCCATTAAGTTTGATTACTACATCGAATTCTTTCCAGATAAATCCCATAAGGAATTAATTGAATTTTATTCAATTACCGGAGGGATACCGAAATATATCCAGGAATTTAATAAAAACAGATCCCCCATATGGAATATAGAGAATAATATTTTTGACAACAACAATTTTCTCTATTCGGAACCTAAATTTTTACTCCAGGAGGAGATAAATGATCTTTCCAGATACTTTTCTATAATTCAGTCCATAGCCAATGGGGATACAAAGATGGCAGCTATAGCAACCAGACTGGGACTTAATTCCGGAAGCCTGAGTCCCTACCTGTCAAAACTGATAGATCTGGATATACTGGAAAGGGAAGTACCTGTAACTGAAAATATAGATAACAGCAAGAAAAGTCTGTATTATATAAAGGATAATTATTTAGCATTTTGGTTTAACTATGTATATCCTTATCAGAGTTATCTGGAGATAGAAAATCTCAAATATCCTCTGGAAAAAATATCTTCAACATTTGACCTGTGGGTTTCTAAAGCATATGAAAGGTTATGCCTGGAAAGTCTCATAACCCATGAAGAGATAGATTTTCCCATAAGCAAGGTGGGAAGATGGTGGAGTAAGAATGAAGAGATAGATGTAGTGGGACTTGGAGAAAAGGAAATTATTTTCGGAGAGTGTAAATGGTCTAAAAAACATGTGGGATTAAGTGTATTATTTGCATTGAAGGAAAAAGCAAAAAAAGTTAAATGGAAAAATAACAGCAGAGAAGAATATTTTATATTATTTTCTAAATCTGGATTCAGTCCAGATTTAATAGAGGCAACGGAGAAAGATTCTAGAATTATATTGAGTAAATTTTAG